A single window of Silurus meridionalis isolate SWU-2019-XX chromosome 11, ASM1480568v1, whole genome shotgun sequence DNA harbors:
- the depdc1b gene encoding DEP domain-containing protein 1B isoform X2, protein MDGNMIGPGPYRATKLWNETIKLFREGMPIKRHWAHFRSYDNSFTGSEAVDYLHNLLKCNQNFGPEVTRYQSLQLLRKFLKNHVIEDFKGRFGKEDFEDNGRLYRFPPQSPFKPVPQRLPFREVIPQMLQWDDCDDAQLPSAIPMKPLVLNSETWNKRHSIAIGEVPECKLIRRREITPKHVDQIWKSMTFNRLQSILGLKSLDGVLDAKLLNSKHIVYNVFNVNKQGIVVLKNKAEDLPHWVLSAMKCLANWPNGNEVNQPMYSGFERDVFRTVAEHFQRLREPLLTFQMYDICVSILGLLPRQQIAVEALQVCCLLLPPANRRKLQLLLRLMSKACNNHLLPPLNDTIGTRTLMVQTFSRCILCSSDEVDLDELLATKLVNFMIDNHENVLKVPSELQRSVQEHISHLRRAQIKYAGADTDSTLEMPPQTFCRQISRKEFEEQRVTGSQGALVELLEEIIHDKVMSIKDKKKKLKQPWYSPNSEQIQLLTCGY, encoded by the exons TCACCGGCTCAGAGGCTGTTGATTATCTCCACAACCTGTTAAAATGTAACCAGAACTTTGGGCCTGAGGTGACCCGCTATCAGTCTCTACAGCTGCTCAGAAAGTTCCTCAAGAACCATGTGATTGAAGATTTTAAAGGACGCTTTGGAAAAGAAGACTTTGAAGACAACGGACGTTTATACAG ATTTCCTCCACAGTCACCTTTCAAGCCTGTTCCTCAGCGCCTGCCTTTTAGAGAGGTTATTCCACAGATGCTGCAATGGGACGACTGTGATGATGCACAACTGCCCTCAGCGATACCCATGAAGCCCCTTGTTTTG AATTCTGAGACATGGAACAAGAGGCACAGCATTGCCATAGGGGAAGTTCCTGAGTGCAAGCTGATCCGGAGGAGAGAGATCACACCAAAGCATGTGGACCAGATATGGAAGTCGATGACTTTTAACCG TTTGCAGAGCATTTTGGGGCTGAAGTCCTTAGACGGTGTTCTCGACGCGAAGCTCTTAAACTCCAAGCACATTGTCTACAACGTATTTAATGTCAACAAACAGGGCATTGTTGTTCTGAAGAACAAAGCAG AGGACCTTCCTCACTGGGTTTTATCTGCAATGAAGTGCTTGGCAAATT GGCCTAACGGAAATGAGGTTAATCAGCCCATGTACTCCGGTTTTGAGCGAGATGTTTTTCGAACAGTAGCCGAACACTTCCAGAGATTAAGAGAACCACTGCTGACGTTCCAGATGTATGACATTTGTGTCAGCATTCTGG GACTACTTCCACGACAACAGATTGCGGTTGAGGCACTGCAGGTCTGCTGCCTTCTCCTACCTCCAGCCAACCGGAGAAAGCTGCAGTTATTACTGCGCCTGATGTCTAAAGCCTGCAACAATCATCTTCTCCCACCACTTAACGACACCATAGGAACACGTACCCTG ATGGTCCAGACCTTCTCCCGCTGCATTCTATGTTCATCAGATGAAGTGGACCTGGATGAATTGCTGGCTACCAAACTTGTCAACTTCATGATAGACAACCATGAAAACGTGCTGAAGGTCCCCTCCGAGCTGCAGAGATCTGTGCAGGAGCATATATCGCACCTGCGAAGAGCTCAG ATAAAGTATGCAGGTGCTGACACGGACTCCACGCTGGAGATGCCACCGCAAACATTCTGCAGACAAATCAGCAGGAAAGAGTTTGAGGAGCAGCGAGTCACAGGGTCCCAGGGAGCTCTAGTGGAGCTACTAGAAGAGATAATTCATGACAAGGTTATGTCTATAAAGgacaagaagaagaaactgAAACAG CCCTGGTACAGTCCAAACAGTGAGCAGATACAGCTTCTAACCTGTGGTTATTGA
- the depdc1b gene encoding DEP domain-containing protein 1B isoform X1, translating into MDGNMIGPGPYRATKLWNETIKLFREGMPIKRHWAHFRSYDNSFTGSEAVDYLHNLLKCNQNFGPEVTRYQSLQLLRKFLKNHVIEDFKGRFGKEDFEDNGRLYRFPPQSPFKPVPQRLPFREVIPQMLQWDDCDDAQLPSAIPMKPLVLNSETWNKRHSIAIGEVPECKLIRRREITPKHVDQIWKSMTFNRLQSILGLKSLDGVLDAKLLNSKHIVYNVFNVNKQGIVVLKNKAEDLPHWVLSAMKCLANWPNGNEVNQPMYSGFERDVFRTVAEHFQRLREPLLTFQMYDICVSILGLLPRQQIAVEALQVCCLLLPPANRRKLQLLLRLMSKACNNHLLPPLNDTIGTRTLMVQTFSRCILCSSDEVDLDELLATKLVNFMIDNHENVLKVPSELQRSVQEHISHLRRAQIKYAGADTDSTLEMPPQTFCRQISRKEFEEQRVTGSQGALVELLEEIIHDKVMSIKDKKKKLKQFQRSYPDIYRRRFPTTESEAAVFPERPQKFKPQLTFFTLKKKPAQPFQRSWSFRA; encoded by the exons TCACCGGCTCAGAGGCTGTTGATTATCTCCACAACCTGTTAAAATGTAACCAGAACTTTGGGCCTGAGGTGACCCGCTATCAGTCTCTACAGCTGCTCAGAAAGTTCCTCAAGAACCATGTGATTGAAGATTTTAAAGGACGCTTTGGAAAAGAAGACTTTGAAGACAACGGACGTTTATACAG ATTTCCTCCACAGTCACCTTTCAAGCCTGTTCCTCAGCGCCTGCCTTTTAGAGAGGTTATTCCACAGATGCTGCAATGGGACGACTGTGATGATGCACAACTGCCCTCAGCGATACCCATGAAGCCCCTTGTTTTG AATTCTGAGACATGGAACAAGAGGCACAGCATTGCCATAGGGGAAGTTCCTGAGTGCAAGCTGATCCGGAGGAGAGAGATCACACCAAAGCATGTGGACCAGATATGGAAGTCGATGACTTTTAACCG TTTGCAGAGCATTTTGGGGCTGAAGTCCTTAGACGGTGTTCTCGACGCGAAGCTCTTAAACTCCAAGCACATTGTCTACAACGTATTTAATGTCAACAAACAGGGCATTGTTGTTCTGAAGAACAAAGCAG AGGACCTTCCTCACTGGGTTTTATCTGCAATGAAGTGCTTGGCAAATT GGCCTAACGGAAATGAGGTTAATCAGCCCATGTACTCCGGTTTTGAGCGAGATGTTTTTCGAACAGTAGCCGAACACTTCCAGAGATTAAGAGAACCACTGCTGACGTTCCAGATGTATGACATTTGTGTCAGCATTCTGG GACTACTTCCACGACAACAGATTGCGGTTGAGGCACTGCAGGTCTGCTGCCTTCTCCTACCTCCAGCCAACCGGAGAAAGCTGCAGTTATTACTGCGCCTGATGTCTAAAGCCTGCAACAATCATCTTCTCCCACCACTTAACGACACCATAGGAACACGTACCCTG ATGGTCCAGACCTTCTCCCGCTGCATTCTATGTTCATCAGATGAAGTGGACCTGGATGAATTGCTGGCTACCAAACTTGTCAACTTCATGATAGACAACCATGAAAACGTGCTGAAGGTCCCCTCCGAGCTGCAGAGATCTGTGCAGGAGCATATATCGCACCTGCGAAGAGCTCAG ATAAAGTATGCAGGTGCTGACACGGACTCCACGCTGGAGATGCCACCGCAAACATTCTGCAGACAAATCAGCAGGAAAGAGTTTGAGGAGCAGCGAGTCACAGGGTCCCAGGGAGCTCTAGTGGAGCTACTAGAAGAGATAATTCATGACAAGGTTATGTCTATAAAGgacaagaagaagaaactgAAACAG TTCCAGAGATCCTATCCTGACATCTACCGCAGACGCTTCCCTACAACCGAAAGTGAAGCTGCAGTGTTTCCAGAGAGGCCCCAGAAGTTCAAACCTCAGCTGACATTCTTCACCCTAAAAAAGAAGCCTGCTCAGCCTTTCCAGCGGAGCTGGAGCTTCCGTGCTTGA